The following coding sequences are from one Mycobacterium bourgelatii window:
- a CDS encoding potassium channel family protein, which translates to MRIVVVGAGNVGRSVARELLDNGHKILLIERQRSNFEPNTVPEADWLNADACELSSLQEAGIQTCDVLIAATGDDKANLVVGLLAKTEFGVPRVVARINDLRNEWLFSQSWGIDVAVSAPGAMVAGIEGAIDVGHLVRLMGLREGLAALTKLTLPEDNPLVGQRVGELHLPKNTALVTILRGDGVIVAKPDDVLAAGDELLFVADNSMEPSIQSAISAHPRVVPRSWTGGLA; encoded by the coding sequence ATGCGGATCGTCGTAGTGGGCGCCGGTAACGTTGGCCGGTCTGTCGCCCGCGAGTTGCTGGACAACGGTCACAAGATCTTGCTGATCGAGCGTCAGCGCAGCAACTTCGAGCCGAACACCGTCCCTGAAGCGGACTGGTTGAACGCCGACGCCTGCGAATTGTCGTCATTGCAGGAGGCGGGCATCCAGACGTGCGACGTCCTGATCGCGGCCACGGGTGACGACAAGGCGAATCTCGTGGTGGGTTTGCTGGCCAAGACCGAGTTCGGGGTGCCCCGGGTGGTGGCGAGGATCAACGACCTGCGGAACGAGTGGCTGTTCAGCCAGTCGTGGGGTATCGACGTGGCGGTTTCGGCCCCGGGCGCGATGGTCGCCGGGATCGAGGGCGCCATTGACGTGGGTCACCTGGTGCGGTTGATGGGGCTGCGAGAAGGGCTTGCCGCGCTGACCAAGCTCACGCTGCCTGAAGACAATCCGCTGGTCGGGCAGCGCGTGGGTGAGTTGCACCTGCCGAAGAACACGGCCTTGGTCACGATTCTTCGGGGTGACGGTGTGATTGTCGCCAAGCCCGATGACGTCTTGGCGGCCGGCGACGAGTTGCTGTTCGTCGCCGATAACTCGATGGAGCCCTCAATCCAATCCGCCATCAGCGCGCACCCGCGCGTGGTGCCCCGGTCCTGGACCGGCGGGCTCGCGTGA